AAAAACTTAAAAACCAATTACCTTGCCAGACCTAAAAAGCGTGCCGGTGGAGGGAGTCGAACCCACACCCGGTTGCCCGGACCAGATTTTGAGTCTGGCGCGTCTGCCATTCCGCCACACCGGCTATTTCATCTTCATGTTAGAAGAAAATTAAATTATCCTTTCTTATTTGGGTTGTCGATAGAAAACCTAATGTACTCTCATTAAGTACTTTTGGGCAGTAGCTGCTTTGGAAGGAAAAAGCGGTTAGCGATTAAAGTGGGGAAAATAGCCGTAGAGATAATGACTGGAATTAAAACTGAATATTGGCTTTGGGTGATAATTCCATGCGATAGACCATAAAGACAACAGATCACATTGAAAGTTAGCCCTGTTGACATCAGCAATGTTGTGTAGGCAGCTTGTTGTACTCCTTTTCTTTTAACAAGGAGTGGGAATGTTCCGCTAAATTTAGCAAGCTGTTGAATTGCAAAAAAGAAGAAAAAGGGGATGAGACTTTTCATTAGGGATGATAAATCGACGAATGAACCAGCTCGAATAAAATAAAAGGGAGTGAGGATCCCTAGGGTAATCGTTCGTAAACGTTTGACTAAGTCATGGTTTTGTCCCACAGATTTGGCCAGAACCATGCCAACAAGGTAGGCGGGCAATACCGCTTCAGAACCTGCCCAAACAGCAATACCTCCAAGACCAAAGAGGAAAAACAATAGATATTTTGTTTCTAATTCAGAAGGTTTGTTGCCATATTTTTTCAAGAAATAAGGAGTAAGTTTAGCTAGGCCAATAGAGCATATGAGAATACTTATCGTTAATATCGCCGTTTTCCATCCAAAAGGAGCAAAAAGAAACCCTAGCATAAGGACAGAACTTAAATCATTGATAAAACATGCGACAAGAAGGCCTTTGCCATAACTAGTTTTGTTCAATCCAAATTCTAAAAGAACAGTATACATAACAGCTACAGAGGTTGCAGAGAGAGCAATGCCTGCCAGAAGAGAAGCTTTCCAATCCCAATGGAAAAAGAAATGAGCAAACAGGGCACAGCACAAAAAAGGGACAAAAAAGGTAATTAAGCCAATCAGGGT
The DNA window shown above is from Methylacidiphilum caldifontis and carries:
- a CDS encoding cation:proton antiporter, with the translated sequence MEHTWFLACFWMGLALVASFLAVKFRISAALIEIIIGIFGQYLAFIFFGKTGLNPKEGWISFLAGLGAIMLTFMAGSELEPSSFRKQWKESTLIGLITFFVPFLCCALFAHFFFHWDWKASLLAGIALSATSVAVMYTVLLEFGLNKTSYGKGLLVACFINDLSSVLMLGFLFAPFGWKTAILTISILICSIGLAKLTPYFLKKYGNKPSELETKYLLFFLFGLGGIAVWAGSEAVLPAYLVGMVLAKSVGQNHDLVKRLRTITLGILTPFYFIRAGSFVDLSSLMKSLIPFFFFFAIQQLAKFSGTFPLLVKRKGVQQAAYTTLLMSTGLTFNVICCLYGLSHGIITQSQYSVLIPVIISTAIFPTLIANRFFLPKQLLPKST